A single Candidatus Polarisedimenticolia bacterium DNA region contains:
- the rph gene encoding ribonuclease PH, protein MPRLDGRTERDLRAVEITTGVNIYAEGSALIKVGNTHVISTASVEDRVPPFLRDTSQGWITSEYGMLPRATDQRTQREATRGKASGRTQEIQRLIGRSLRAVSNLAALGSRTIWIDCDVIQADGGTRTASITGAFVAMVLALAKMKSKNQLTGSPLRGMVAATSVGLIGGMACLDLSYAEDSQADVDMNVVRTDGGRYVELQGTGEKTPFSPQEMMVMLELATHGTNLLFDHQRKALRDILPALLPRP, encoded by the coding sequence ATGCCCCGCCTCGACGGCAGGACCGAGCGCGACCTGCGCGCGGTCGAGATCACGACCGGCGTCAACATCTACGCCGAGGGATCGGCCCTCATCAAGGTCGGCAACACGCACGTCATCAGCACCGCCAGCGTCGAGGACCGGGTGCCGCCGTTCCTGCGCGATACCAGCCAGGGCTGGATCACGTCCGAGTACGGCATGCTCCCCCGCGCCACCGACCAGAGAACGCAGCGCGAGGCGACGCGCGGCAAGGCCTCCGGCCGGACCCAGGAAATCCAGAGGCTCATCGGGCGCTCGCTGCGCGCCGTCTCCAACCTCGCCGCCCTCGGGTCGCGGACGATCTGGATCGACTGCGACGTGATCCAGGCCGACGGCGGGACGCGCACCGCGTCGATCACCGGCGCGTTCGTTGCCATGGTCCTGGCGCTCGCGAAAATGAAGTCGAAGAATCAGCTCACCGGATCCCCCTTGCGCGGCATGGTCGCCGCGACCTCCGTGGGGCTGATCGGCGGCATGGCCTGCCTGGACCTGTCGTACGCCGAGGACTCCCAGGCCGACGTCGACATGAACGTGGTGCGGACCGACGGCGGCCGGTACGTCGAGCTGCAGGGGACCGGCGAGAAGACCCCCTTCTCCCCCCAGGAGATGATGGTGATGCTCGAGCTGGCCACGCACGGCACCAACCTGCTCTTCGACCACCAGCGGAAGGCGTTGCGCGACATCCTGCCGGCGCTCCTTCCCCGGCCGTGA
- a CDS encoding non-canonical purine NTP pyrophosphatase has translation MSGDGPRLLVATFNPGKARELGRLLAAAGVEPLTLSDLGISAPFEETGATYEENARGKAEHYARQSGIAALADDSGLEVEALGGRPGVLSARYGGPGLDDPGRCRMLLQEMAGVPEERRGARYVAVAALAARPARPWQPAGPPEGATRLFRASCAGRIAIEMRGTRGFGYDPIFFYPPYGATFGEIDDTRKDRVSHRALAFAAVAAFLKTPQGLALLGE, from the coding sequence ATGAGCGGCGACGGCCCGCGCCTCCTCGTCGCCACCTTCAATCCCGGCAAGGCACGCGAGCTGGGCCGCCTGCTCGCCGCGGCCGGTGTCGAGCCCCTGACCCTCTCCGATCTCGGCATCAGCGCCCCGTTCGAGGAAACGGGGGCGACCTACGAGGAGAACGCCCGAGGCAAGGCGGAGCACTACGCGAGGCAGTCCGGCATCGCCGCGCTGGCGGACGATTCCGGGCTGGAAGTCGAGGCGCTCGGCGGCCGGCCCGGGGTGCTCAGCGCCCGCTACGGCGGTCCGGGGCTCGATGACCCGGGCCGGTGCCGCATGCTCCTCCAGGAGATGGCCGGCGTGCCCGAGGAGCGCCGCGGGGCCCGATACGTCGCCGTCGCCGCCCTCGCCGCCCGGCCCGCCAGGCCCTGGCAGCCGGCCGGCCCGCCCGAGGGTGCGACCCGCCTGTTCCGGGCCAGCTGCGCCGGCCGCATCGCGATCGAAATGCGCGGCACGCGCGGCTTCGGCTACGACCCCATCTTTTTCTATCCCCCCTACGGCGCCACGTTCGGCGAGATCGACGACACCCGCAAGGACCGCGTGAGCCATCGCGCCCTGGCCTTTGCCGCCGTCGCGGCTTTCTTGAAAACCCCCCAAGGACTGGCTCTCCTGGGCGAATGA
- a CDS encoding NfeD family protein — MLLNWLLIIVGALCVLVEVAMGGFAGFDLVLIGSAIAAGGVIGLFAGNPAVGLIVSAALSLLYIALGRRWVRDRLRHATVASNADAVVGQRALVVQRVAEHIAGQVRVRDEVWRAAPAPGAAGPFEPGAEVTVEGVDGVTLRVR, encoded by the coding sequence ATGCTGCTCAACTGGCTCCTGATCATCGTCGGGGCGCTGTGCGTCCTGGTCGAGGTGGCGATGGGCGGGTTCGCCGGCTTCGACCTGGTGCTGATCGGGTCCGCCATCGCCGCCGGCGGCGTGATCGGCCTGTTCGCCGGAAACCCCGCCGTCGGGCTGATCGTGTCGGCCGCTTTGAGTCTCCTGTACATCGCGCTCGGGCGGCGCTGGGTCCGCGACCGCCTGCGCCATGCGACGGTGGCGAGCAATGCCGACGCGGTGGTCGGCCAGCGTGCCCTCGTGGTCCAGCGCGTCGCCGAGCACATCGCCGGCCAGGTCCGGGTCCGGGACGAGGTCTGGCGCGCCGCGCCGGCGCCGGGCGCCGCCGGCCCCTTCGAGCCGGGGGCCGAGGTCACCGTCGAAGGCGTGGACGGCGTCACACTCAGGGTGAGGTGA
- the murI gene encoding glutamate racemase yields the protein MVDAGIGVFDSGIGGLTVFKALRHELPPGERLVYLGDTARVPYGTKSEDTVVRYALEGAQFLQKRGIKALVIACNTMSAVALPALRQAIPLPVVGVIGPGAEAACRVTRRQVIGVIGTAATIRSGAYASAIAHHLPEARVIGRACPLFVPLAEEGWVDNEVARATAEAYLGDLKREGIDTLVLGCTHYPLLQRVIGATMGQDVALVDSARATALVVRARLEERGLLSGGATGGDDDHFFVTDSSERFREVGSRFLGGPLARLEQIDITA from the coding sequence GTGGTCGACGCGGGGATCGGCGTTTTCGACTCGGGCATCGGGGGCCTGACCGTCTTCAAGGCGCTCCGGCACGAGCTCCCCCCCGGCGAGCGCCTCGTGTACCTGGGCGACACGGCGCGCGTCCCCTACGGCACCAAGTCCGAGGACACGGTCGTCCGCTACGCGCTCGAGGGGGCGCAATTTCTCCAGAAGCGCGGCATCAAGGCGCTGGTCATCGCCTGCAACACGATGTCGGCGGTGGCGCTGCCGGCCCTGCGCCAGGCCATCCCCCTTCCCGTGGTCGGGGTCATCGGACCGGGGGCCGAGGCGGCGTGCCGCGTCACGCGCCGCCAGGTGATCGGGGTGATCGGCACCGCCGCGACCATCCGGAGCGGCGCCTACGCGAGCGCCATCGCCCATCACCTCCCGGAGGCGCGCGTCATCGGGCGGGCCTGCCCCCTGTTCGTCCCCCTGGCCGAGGAGGGCTGGGTGGACAACGAGGTCGCGCGCGCCACGGCGGAGGCGTACCTGGGCGATCTGAAGCGCGAGGGGATCGACACCCTGGTCCTGGGGTGCACGCACTACCCGCTGCTCCAGCGCGTGATCGGCGCGACGATGGGGCAGGACGTGGCGCTGGTCGACTCGGCCCGCGCCACGGCGCTGGTGGTGCGGGCCCGGCTCGAGGAGCGCGGCCTCCTGTCGGGCGGCGCGACCGGCGGAGACGACGACCATTTCTTCGTGACCGATTCCTCGGAGAGGTTCCGCGAGGTAGGATCGCGGTTTCTCGGCGGGCCGCTGGCGCGCCTGGAGCAGATCGACATCACGGCATGA
- a CDS encoding GerMN domain-containing protein: MKRTTILLATVSSVCALALVLALMLRPWDRAGALPPGEQAAPASAAAAGGPPTEGGTATAGEPGQGEAVVPAQGETAAPAQGEAAPPAPAEAPSFISEPNRREVSLFFQEADSEFLGAERRKIFLTSSIADLAKQIVVELINGPQEAGLLPTLPPQTRLRGLYLDRGGTAYVDLSSEVADLHPGGTGEEIATIYSLVDSLTYNLPEIKRVRILIGGEERETLKNHLDLRRDYRKDLSIVDMDRKSAP, encoded by the coding sequence GTGAAGCGCACGACGATCCTCCTCGCCACGGTGTCCTCCGTGTGCGCCCTCGCGCTCGTCCTGGCGCTGATGCTGCGGCCCTGGGATCGCGCCGGCGCCCTTCCCCCAGGCGAGCAGGCCGCGCCCGCGTCGGCCGCCGCGGCGGGAGGCCCCCCGACGGAGGGGGGCACGGCCACCGCGGGCGAGCCGGGGCAGGGAGAGGCCGTTGTCCCGGCGCAGGGGGAGACCGCCGCCCCGGCGCAGGGAGAGGCCGCTCCCCCGGCGCCGGCCGAGGCCCCGTCGTTCATCTCCGAGCCGAATCGGCGGGAGGTCTCGCTGTTCTTCCAGGAGGCGGACAGCGAGTTCCTCGGCGCCGAACGCCGGAAGATCTTCCTGACCTCGTCGATCGCGGACCTGGCAAAACAGATCGTCGTCGAGCTGATCAACGGGCCTCAGGAGGCCGGCCTGCTGCCGACCCTCCCCCCGCAGACGCGCCTGCGCGGGCTGTACCTCGATCGCGGCGGCACCGCCTACGTCGACCTGAGCAGCGAGGTGGCGGACCTCCATCCCGGCGGGACGGGGGAGGAGATCGCCACGATCTACTCCCTGGTCGACTCGCTCACCTACAACCTGCCGGAGATCAAGAGGGTCCGCATCCTGATCGGCGGCGAGGAGCGTGAGACCCTGAAGAACCACCTCGATCTCCGGCGCGACTACCGCAAGGACCTGTCGATCGTCGACATGGACCGCAAGAGCGCGCCGTAG